The following are encoded in a window of Ogataea parapolymorpha DL-1 chromosome VII, whole genome shotgun sequence genomic DNA:
- a CDS encoding ATP synthase subunit d, mitochondrial, whose product MSSVAKSAANKLDWTKIVSKLGLSGQTAAALTSFKKRNDEAKRVLFELKQQPSNVDFAFYKSTLKNTAIVDKIQSDVSKFTPSKANLSKQLNLIESFEAKALENAKETESVVLAELTDLEKTLENIESARPFDQLTVEDVVKARPDVEEKVQDMVSKGRFEVPGYKEKFGDLVIM is encoded by the coding sequence ATGTCTTCTGTTGCCAAATCTGCCgccaacaagctggactGGACCAAGATTGTGTCAAAATTGGGCCTTTCTGGTCAGACTGCAGCAGCATTGACTTCgttcaagaagagaaacgaCGAGGCTAAGAGAGTTTTGTTCGAATTAAAACAACAACCTAGCAACGTCGATTTTGCTTTCTACAAGAGCACATTGAAGAATACTGCCATTGTGGACAAGATTCAGAGTGACGTTTCCAAGTTCACTCCATCCAAGGCCAACCTTTCTAAACAACTCAACCTGATCGAGTCCTTTGAGGCAAAGGCTTTGGAAAACGCCAAGGAGACGGAAAGCGTTGTTCTTGCCGAGCTTACcgatttggagaagacgCTTGAGAACATCGAGAGTGCCAGACCATTTGACCAACTTACCGTGGAGGATGTCGTCAAGGCTAGACCAGACGTCGAGGAGAAGGTTCAAGACATGGTGTCGAAGGGTAGATTCGAGGTGCCAGGCTACAAGGAGAAGTTTGGTGACTTGGTCATCATGTAA
- a CDS encoding Transcription initiation factor TFIID, subunit TAF1 translates to MPQADDEDFDTALTGQIGLGNLDNLFDGSTEHAADAVDFEDEDELAEEEEELSKEGAEEEPEEEEEPDEDDDFMKELQEEAMEGVEDDDGENHGGTIFDNNVANIGLTDLDYEHTQGLDEHDGMGFAHGSEDEYDAETRRALSEKKRLEARQKLLRLYYPTFKRGKPIRMQTLFPIIPLRYSYQVPPPIKRPLLPTKLTFEFQTDTRKAFKNATKISTAQESKTQQRIIEISETDLQSVQVEPEKHEVAKQSIQDFGEDIAIATADWDDDQIIEGYEIDIPATKRLKLDWVDSDGWDDEEDELIFEGSLNTELLNLKLDQNDPHMLFAKERSEKEEVAARKAILAKIPSNEKTLELRFKISNDKEYDQLRKSYRTKVRATIGNMNIDHSVPALKLQFPYYKVRLSEKEMRFPHRPQFTVRPNTIMVFSKVKTRKKKRDKGKEPREIFRESSDLTLGDSANFFMLEYSEENPIVLNNFGMCSKLINYYRKLNDDDTMRPKLPVGETHVLGLQDRSPFWNFGYVEPGHIVPTLYNRMIRAPIFKHEPLSTDFLLIRSSGGGSSQRFFLRPVNYVFTVGQTLPVMEVPGPHSRKVTATSKNRLKMVVYRVLNRNEERRLLVRDIADHFPDQNDMQNRQRLKEFMEYQRSGNDQGYWKVKLTDTLPNYEEIRNIVSPEDIALLDAMQAGNQRLEDLESYKRERLEEGTPNASLTVQSPANEAGSKKERDLMANDGPLSVQLAPWNITRNFVAATHGKAMLQIYGEGDPSGRGEAFSFLRTSMKGGFIKNAANLSEEIVLPPKNPDKEEKKSSITHTYNVAIQQKIYEKEIAKVWFKQWKALSKTRNSDKPRPVDPSELDDTRNLNLANETLNREVGGTEKPRYLKIVRMVKDSYGILQRRVEIVKDPKVVELYVKRRQRKLLEDPMELDTDNIVLTNDAEENKKVKKKLEEELAKLQRMQEKRKKKGLNTINIDSEGRISGKGIGKGKSTSRRCATCGALGHIRTNKTCPLYYTVHNKSNPNYIPGTEGAVDLLQNENEATLQNETQPI, encoded by the coding sequence ATGCCGCAAGCTGACGACGAAGATTTTGACACAGCTCTGACCGGCCAGATTGGTCTTGGGAATCTGGACAACCTGTTCGACGGTTCTACCGAACACGCTGCGGACGCTGTTGAtttcgaggacgaggatgagcTGGccgaagaagaggaagagttgTCTAAAGAGGGggcagaagaagagccggaggaggaagaagaaccagacgaagatgatgattttATGAAAGAGCTCCAGGAGGAGGCGATGGAGGGCGTTGAGGACGATGATGGAGAGAATCATGGAGGGACAATATTTGACAACAATGTGGCAAACATTGGACTAACAGATCTCGATTATGAACACACGCAAGGTCTAGACGAACATGATGGGATGGGTTTTGCACACGGATCAGAAGATGAATACGACGCCGAGACCAGAAGGGCCTTATCTGAGAAAAAACGTCTTGAGGCGAGACAAAAATTGCTGAGGTTGTATTATCCAACGTTCAAACGCGGCAAACCAATACGAATGCAAACCCTTTTTCCGATCATTCCGTTGCGATACAGTTACCAAGTTCCTCCGCCAATCAAGCGTCCATTGCTACCCACAAAGCTGACTTTTGAATTCCAAACAGACACCAGAAAAGCATTCAAGAACGCCACAAAAATATCCACTGCACAAGAGTCCAAAACACAGCAACGAATAATCGAGATTTCCGAAACAGACCTACAGAGCGTACAAGTAGAGCCTGAGAAACACGAGGTGGCCAAACAATCAATACAAGATTTTGGCGAGGACATTGCAATTGCCACAGCTGACTGGGACGACGATCAGATCATTGAAGGGTACGAAATTGATATACCTGCCACCAAGCGACTCAAGCTTGATTGGGTGGATTCCGATGGGTGggatgatgaagaagatgagctcatttttgaaggatCACTGAATACGGAATTGTTGAACCTTAAGCTAGATCAGAACGATCCACATATGCTGTTCGCCAAGGAAAGAagcgaaaaagaagaagtaGCCGCTAGAAAAGCCATTCTGGCCAAGATTCCGTCCAACGAAAAGACTCTGGAATTGCGCTTCAAGATTTCCAACGACAAAGAATACGATCAACTAAGAAAGAGCTACCGGACCAAGGTGAGAGCCACAATCGGTAATATGAATATTGACCACTCGGTGCCCGCGCTTAAGTTGCAGTTTCCATATTATAAAGTCAGACTATCCGAGAAAGAGATGCGGTTCCCTCATAGACCGCAATTCACTGTTCGTCCGAACACAATCATGGTGTTTTCTAAGGTGAAAAccagaaagaaaaagagagatAAAGGGAAGGAACCACGCGAGATATTTAGAGAGTCTTCTGATTTGACATTAGGAGACTCTGCAAATTTCTTCATGTTGGAGTACAGCGAGGAAAATCCTATCGTGCTTAATAATTTCGGTATGTGTTCTAAGCTGATCAACTACTACCGGAAACTCAATGATGACGACACAATGCGTCCTAAACTCCCTGTGGGAGAAACACACGTATTAGGCTTGCAAGATAGGTCTCCGTTCTGGAACTTTGGATACGTGGAACCAGGACATATCGTGCCGACACTGTACAACAGAATGATCAGAGCACCTATTTTCAAGCACGAACCACTAAGCACCGATTTCCTACTGATAAGAAGTTCAGGAGGAGGGTCTTCACAAAGATTTTTCCTTCGTCCAGTCAACTACGTCTTTACAGTTGGCCAGACGTTACCGGTGATGGAGGTTCCTGGACCTCACTCAAGAAAAGTGACGGCCACTTCCAAGAATAGACTCAAGATGGTTGTCTATCGTGTTTTGAATCGAAACGAGGAGCGCAGATTGCTGGTCAGAGATATCGCAGACCACTTCCCCGACCAAAACGACATGCAGAATCGTCAACGATTAAAAGAATTTATGGAATATCAGAGGAGTGGAAATGACCAAGGTTATTGGAAGGTCAAGCTTACAGATACCCTTCCCAATTACGAGGAAATTAGAAACATTGTTTCACCCGAGGACATTGCTTTGCTGGATGCCATGCAGGCCGGTAATCAAAGATTAGAGGACCTAGAGTCCTATAAACGAGAGAGGCTGGAGGAGGGGACTCCAAATGCTAGTCTCACCGTTCAATCTCCTGCTAATGAGGCAGGATCGAAAAAGGAACGCGATCTCATGGCAAACGATGGTCCTCTGTCCGTGCAGCTCGCACCGTGGAATATCACACGCAATTTTGTTGCTGCCACTCATGGCAAGGCCATGCTTCAGATTTACGGTGAGGGAGACCCTTCAGGAAGAGGAGAGGCATTCTCATTTTTGAGAACTTCCATGAAAGGAGGTTTCATCAAGAATGCGGCAAATCTGAGTGAAGAGATTGttcttcctccaaagaACCCTGAtaaagaagagaaaaagagcagtATCACGCACACATATAACGTGGCTATTcagcaaaaaatatacGAGAAAGAAATTGCCAAGGTCTGGTTCAAACAATGGAAAGCTCTCAGCAAAACTAGAAATAGCGATAAACCTCGCCCAGTTGATCCAAGtgagctggacgacacACGAAACTTGAACCTAGCAAATGAAACTCTTAACCGAGAAGTGGGAGGAACAGAAAAGCCACGGTATCTCAAAATTGTGAGAATGGTCAAGGACTCATACGGAATCTTGCAGAGGCGCGTGGAAATTGTCAAGGATCCGAAAGTGGTGGAACTGTATGTCAAAAGACGACAACGAAAGCTTCTGGAGGATCCAATGGAACTTGACACCGACAACATCGTCCTGACCAATGATGCAGAGGAAAATAAGAAAGTCAAAAAGAAgttggaggaagagcttgCTAAACTTCAAAGAATGCaagaaaagagaaagaaaaagGGTCTCAATACTATCAATATCGATAGCGAGGGCCGCATTAGCGGCAAGGGTATCGGAAAAGGCAAGTCTACTAGCAGAAGATGCGCTACATGTGGTGCTTTGGGCCACATCAGAACCAACAAGACTTGTCCGTTGTATTATACTGTCCACAACAAATCGAATCCTAACTACATTCCTGGAACGGAAGGAGCTGTTGATTTGTTGCAGAATGAAAACGAAGCTACTCTGCAAAATGAAACGCAACCTATATAA
- a CDS encoding DNA repair protein REV1 — translation MDSSAVTEWGSVGDSEIDLLLKEHENRQNSGLNANTENKVQIASSQPESVDATQQDVKLESASQDWGSMDDSEFISFVNKLSQNYGLHQPVITSQTSSDQATNAEKDENVDGDKNEDKPGDLFINEINSLDPEEVDPGSQELEFGDYERYFRHKTLKQQQQDQEYVEFTKKARNLDYPPIFQNCVIYVNGKTDPDIQQLHKLIILHGGKFIHMLGAKGNATHIIAENLTPQKKLEFRNYKVVTPKWIVDSVEAEKLQPWGDYMLIHNDYGQRRLDFKIETTKEQDDTEISQLSQVTEPDDNLHKREDLDMPDHMNCKHPNFLPNFFANSRLHHLSSWKADLKSRFLQRAIGTLQSRGHNSRPADKNVILHVDFDCFFATVSALTCNPPIDINEVPVCVTHGGNTSDIASCNYVARKYGCKNGMWLRSARRLCPNLVCLDYNFDEYERISNIFYEILLSYDIDSVLPVSVDEALVDISSMSASQHPLEIMKDIKKKVYNATKCSVSCGSGSNVLLAKLALRRAKPDGTFYVEEGHVTDFLDTIKFSELPGIGPQICSKLENEMQKTVLVVKDIREIPKDKLISIFGPKTGATIYNYARGLDDTCIDILKNPEAFQRKSISIDVNWGIRFDKDVEVEKFLSDLAKELSKRLANAKMVGSSVTLKLATRHPDAPIDPPKYLGMGECEFVSKTSRLGHFTREAGILGNELRYLYRMLNVAVKELRGISISMNRLSFETKKNVHGLDADQRLLPLNPTAKNSETIPAAKSLRAESTPKRKANTKEYRIPENEINWEVFNELPTEIQNELRHELGRRHLSITGSLYRSPKKGKKDFFNDVKSPTKRKLVMDKILVDTNYVEAKSRLSFQKIPITRFQEVLDKLKLWFDYTIRSDGPHEMDLNLFNEFMFNLFEIGEMTKYDSIVRLFEEKLIFSKSHPAYEQWKRVTTELRTMLNEVKYDDLEFNY, via the coding sequence ATGGATTCGTCAGCAGTGACAGAATGGGGGTCGGTTGGTGATTCTGAGATAGATCTGCTGCTTAAAGAACACGAAAATAGGCAGAACTCGGGGCTGAATGCCAATACAGAGAATAAAGTCCAGATCGCCTCTTCTCAGCCAGAATCAGTGGATGCAACTCAACAAGACGTGAAGCTCGAGTCTGCGTCACAAGACTGGGGGTCTATGGACGACTCGGAGTTTATTTCATTTGTGAACAAACTTAGTCAAAACTACGGGCTCCATCAGCCGGTTATTACTTCCCAGACTTCGTCTGATCAAGCGACAAACGCGGAGAAGGACGAGAACGTTGATGGCGACAAAAATGAGGACAAACCTGGTGATCTGTTTATCAATGAAATAAACTCTTTAGACCCAGAGGAAGTTGATCCAGGAAGTCAGGAATTAGAATTTGGCGATTACGAAAGGTATTTTCGTCACAAAACTTtaaagcagcagcaacaagaCCAAGAATACGTTGAGTTCACGAAAAAAGCACGGAATTTGGATTACCCTcctatttttcaaaactgTGTTATATACGTGAACGGGAAGACGGACCCTGACATACAGCAGTTGCACAAACTTATAATTCTTCACGGTGGAAAGTTCATTCACATGCTTGGGGCAAAAGGTAATGCTACTCACATAATAGCTGAAAACCTGACACCACAGAAGAAATTGGAGTTTAGGAACTATAAGGTGGTgactccaaaatggataGTCGACAGTGTGGAAGCTGAAAAGCTGCAGCCGTGGGGAGACTATATGCTTATTCACAACGACTACGGTCAACGCAGACTGGATTTCAAGATCGAGACCACCAAGGAGCAGGATGATACGGAGATTTCTCAATTATCGCAAGTGACAGAGCCAGATGATAACCTACATAAAAGAGAAGATCTTGACATGCCTGACCATATGAATTGCAAGCATCCGAATTTCTTGCCGaatttttttgcaaattccAGGCTGCACCATTTGAGTTCATGGAAAGCAGATCTGAAGTCACGTTTCTTGCAGCGCGCTATTGGCACACTTCAAAGCCGCGGCCATAATTCCCGACCAGCAGACAAGAACGTCATTTTGCATGTCGATTTCGATTGTTTCTTTGCAACCGTTTCCGCCTTGACTTGCAACCCCCCAATAGATATTAACGAGGTCCCCGTTTGCGTCACTCATGGAGGAAACACCTCAGACATTGCATCTTGTAACTATGTTGCCCGAAAATATGGCTGCAAGAACGGTATGTGGTTGCGTTCTGCGAGAAGGCTGTGTCCAAACCTCGTATGTCTCGACTACAATTTTGATGAGTATGAACGGATTTCCAACATTTTCTATGAAATTCTGCTTTCTTACGACATTGATTCGGTTTTGCCGGTTTCGGTAGACGAGGCTCTAGTTGACATATCGAGTATGAGTGCTTCACAGCATCCACTGGAGATAATGAAAgatatcaagaagaaagtcTACAACGCTACCAAATGCTCTGTGAGTTGTGGTAGTGGATCTAATGTTTTGCTAGCCAAACTAGCTCTCAGGAGAGCTAAACCGGATGGCACATTTTACGTCGAAGAAGGTCATGTCACCGACTTTTTAGATACTATCAAATTCTCTGAATTGCCGGGTATAGGACCTCAAATTTGCTcaaagctggaaaatgagATGCAAAAAACTGTATTGGTGGTAAAGGACATTCGCGAAATACCCAAGGATAAACTGATTTCTATATTTGGGCCCAAGACTGGTGCCACGATCTACAACTATGCTCGAGGATTAGATGATACTTGCATTGATATTCTCAAAAACCCAgaagcttttcaaagaaaatcgaTCTCAATTGACGTCAATTGGGGAATCAGGTTTGACAAAGACGTGGAGGTGGAGAAATTTCTCAGCGATCTAGCAAAGGAATTGAGTAAGAGACTGGCAAATGCTAAAATGGTGGGCTCCTCGGTCACCCTAAAATTGGCTACTCGACACCCTGACGCTCCTATTGATCCACCGAAATACCTCGGAATGGGTGAATGCGAGTTTGTGTCTAAGACTTCAAGACTTGGACATTTTACGCGTGAAGCTGGCATTTTGGGAAACGAGTTACGTTATCTATACCGAATGCTTAATGTTGCGGTGAAGGAGTTGCGAGGAATCTCAATTTCAATGAATAGACTGTCTTTCGAGACCAAGAAAAACGTCCATGGGCTGGATGCCGATCAAAGGTTGCTGCCTCTTAATCCGACTGCCAAAAATTCCGAAACGATTCCTGCTGCAAAATCACTGCGTGCTGAGAGCACTCCCAAAAGGAAAGCCAATACGAAGGAATACAGAATCCCAGAAAATGAAATCAACTGGGAAGTTTTCAATGAGCTACCAACCGAAATACAGAACGAACTGAGACATGAGCTGGGAAGAAGACATTTGTCAATCACCGGTTCCTTATACCGCTCTCCAAAGAAAGGGAAGAAAGATTTTTTTAATGACGTTAAATCCCCAACCAAGAGAAAGCTTGTCATGGACAAGATTCTGGTTGATACAAATTATGTGGAAGCCAAATCACGACTCTCCTTTCAGAAAATACCCATCACCCGATTTCAGGAAGTTTTGGACAAACTGAAATTGTGGTTCGACTACACGATACGAAGCGATGGTCCTCACGAGATGGATcttaatttatttaatgAGTTTATGTTTAACTTGTTCGAGATTGGAGAAATGACAAAATACGATTCCATTGTGCGCCTGTTCGAAGAAAAActcattttctccaaatctCATCCGGCATACGAACAGTGGAAACGCGTTACCACTGAACTACGAACAATGCTTAATGAAGTTAAGTATGATGATTTAGAATTTAATTACTAG
- a CDS encoding Dienelactone hydrolase family protein: MSGLSPCCLKTSFHEGETKGEFVKLGDFSVYKSGNDTKRILVIFTDIYGYKTNNVDLIADKFADNLGYQVLIPDLFDEDPVVPNQTNLGEWLGRHSPVQTGPIAKAFLEYVKKTYDPAYLCTIGYCYGAKLVFQNATKDSIPNVCAMAHPSFTEESDLENLARPLLLSLAERDELFSDEMRNKAAEILRKNNIRHQIDIYSGTSHGFSIRGDLSDPVVKYAVEKSVLDQSYWFKSLEPEYVKN; encoded by the exons ATGTCTGGGTTGAGTCCGTGCTGTCTTAAAACCTCATTTCATG AGGGTGAAACGAAGGGAGAGTTCGTGAAATTAGGTGACTTCAGTGTCTACAAATCTGGAAACGACACCAAGAGAATCCTGGTAATCTTTACCGACATTTATGGCTACAAGACCAACAATGTTGATTTGATTGCCGACAAGTTTGCAGATAATCTGGGTTACCAAGTCCTGATTCCAgacctttttgatgagGATCCAGTTGTTCCTAACCAAACTAACCTAGGTGAGTGGCTAGGTAGACACTCTCCTGTTCAGACGGGTCCAATTGCCAAAGCCTTTCTGGAGTACGTGAAAAAAACATATGACCCAGCCTACCTGTGTACCATTGGCTACTGTTATGGTGCTAAGCtagttttccaaaatgcAACCAAGGACAGTATTCCAAACGTCTGTGCCATGGCTCACCCTAGCTTTACTGAGGAGTCTGACCTAGAAAATCTCGCAAGGCCTTTGCTCCTCAGTCTGGCAGAAAGAGACGAGCTGTTTTCCGATGAAATGAGAAACAAGGCTGCCGAGATTTTGCGCAAGAATAATATTAGACATCAGATTGATATTTACAGTGGTACTTCTCACGGCTTCAGTATCAGAGGTGATCTTTCTGACCCTGTTGTCAAATATGCTGTGGAGAAGTCTGTTTTGGACCAATCGTACTGGTTCAAATCTCTAGAGCCAGAGTACGTCAAGAATTAG